Proteins from a single region of Ziziphus jujuba cultivar Dongzao chromosome 1, ASM3175591v1:
- the LOC107412910 gene encoding protein SRG1, which yields MEAEREAVNFGKSLIVPSVQELAKQPLDKIPPRYSQQHFWEPHILSAAMSYLSVPVIDLQRLNTEDSMDSELHKLHSAYTDWGFFQVVHHGVSASLLDKFRTEIENFFKLPYEEKQKLWQQPDNHEGFGQLFVVSKEQKLDWSDMFYITTLPLKLRKTELFEKLPQELRDTLEVYCTEVKKLAIVILGHMARALNMDSEEMRDLFSDGVQSMRMNYYPPCPQPDMAIGFTPHSDADALTILFQLNETEGLQIQKDGKWIPVKPIPNAFIVNIGDIMEIVSNGVYKSIEHRATVNSSKDRLSVATFYSSNLDSELGPAHSILGPQNPPIFRRVPIENYFKNFFARKLNGKSYLDFMRIENGEEESN from the exons ATGGAGGCAGAAAGAGAAGCAGTTAATTTCGGGAAGTCCCTGATTGTCCCTAGTGTTCAAGAGCTAGCCAAACAGCCCTTGGACAAGATTCCACCGAGATACTCACAACAACACTTTTGGGAACCACACATCCTATCAGCCGCCATGTCATATCTGTCAGTCCCCGTGATTGATCTTCAGAGATTGAACACTGAGGATTCCATGGATTCTGAACTCCACAAACTGCACTCTGCTTACACAGACTGGGGATTCTtccag GTTGTACATCATGGAGTTAGTGCCTCATTGCTGGACAAATTCCGGacagaaattgaaaatttcttcAAACTTCCCTATGAGGAAAAACAGAAGCTTTGGCAGCAGCCAGATAACCATGAGGGTTTTGGGCAGCTCTTTGTGGTATCAAAGGAACAAAAGTTAGACTGGTCTGACATGTTTTATATAACAACCCTTCCTCTCAAGCTAAGAAAGACTGAACTATTTGAAAAGCTCCCCCAAGAACTCAG AGACACCTTAGAGGTTTACTGTACAGAAGTGAAAAAGCTAGCCATAGTGATCTTGGGTCACATGGCTAGAGCTTTGAACATGGATAGCGAGGAAATGAGAGATTTGTTTAGTGATGGAGTTCAATCAATGAGGATGAACTACTATCCTCCATGTCCTCAGCCAGATATGGCTATTGGGTTCACTCCTCATTCGGATGCTGATGCTCTAACAATCCTCTTTCAGCTTAATGAAACTGAAGGACTACAAATCCAGAAGGATGGAAAATGGATTCCTGTTAAACCAATTCCTAATGCTTTCATTGTCAACATCGGAGACATTATGGAG ATAGTGAGCAATGGTGTTTATAAGAGCATTGAGCATAGAGCAACTGTCAATTCATCAAAAGACAGACTATCTGTTGCTACATTCTATAGCTCCAACCTAGACTCTGAACTAGGTCCAGCGCATAGCATTCTTGGCCCTCAGAATCCACCGATTTTCCGTAGAGTCCCTATCGAAAATTACTTCAAGAACTTCTTTGCTCGGAAACTCAATGGCAAATCATACCTTGATTTCATGAGAATAGAAAATGGGGAGGAAGAATCCAATTGA
- the LOC107412897 gene encoding xyloglucan endotransglucosylase protein 1, translating to MASSSYTSSQSSSCSGDVAKTVILVFVVVGCLVTSVSSSGNFFEHFNLTWGDNRAKILDGGKLLSLSLDQTSGSGFQSKAEYLFGRIDMQLKLVPGNSAGTVTAYYLSSEGPNHDEIDFEFLGNLSGDPYTVHTNVYTQGNGGREQQFHLWFDPTKNFHTYSIVWNSQRIIFLVDSIPIRVFNNEEAIGVPFPKNQPMRLYSSLWNADPWATRGGLVKTDWSKAPFTAYYRNFNANTCVRARGSSSSSSSSSCASVSTDVRMDQSWQTQGVDANSRRRLRWVQKYFMIYNYCADLKRFPEGRPKECRRSRF from the exons ATGGCAAGTTCGTCCTACACCTCATCACAGAGTAGTAGTTGTAGTGGTGATGTTGCAAAGACTGTAATTTTAGTGTTTGTGGTTGTGGGTTGTTTGGTAACGAGTGTGTCATCGTCTGGTAATTTCTTTGAGCATTTTAACTTGACGTGGGGTGACAATCGTGCCAAAATACTCGATGGAGGtaaacttctctctctctctcttgaccAAACCTCGGGCTCTGGTTTTCAGTCCAAGGCAGAGTATCTCTTTGGTAGAATCGACATGCAGCTCAAGCTTGTTCCCGGTAACTCTGCCGGAACCGTCACCGCTTACTAT TTATCTTCAGAAGGACCAAATCATGACGAAATTGATTTTGAGTTCTTGGGGAACCTCAGTGGGGACCCTTATACAGTACACACCAATGTGTATACACAAGGAAATGGAGGAAGAGAGCAACAATTCCACCTTTGGTTCGACCCCACCAAGAATTTCCACACCTATTCCATCGTTTGGAACTCCCAGCGAATCat ATTCTTAGTGGATAGCATACCCATTAGAGTGTTCAACAATGAGGAAGCAATAGGAGTTCCGTTTCCTAAGAACCAGCCAATGAGGCTCTACTCGAGCCTGTGGAATGCAGATCCGTGGGCAACCAGAGGTGGATTAGTGAAAACAGATTGGTCCAAAGCTCCATTTACGGCATACTACAGAAACTTCAATGCAAACACTTGCGTGAGGGCTAGaggttcatcatcatcatcatcatcatcatcttgtgCTTCGGTTTCCACGGATGTTAGGATGGACCAGAGTTGGCAAACGCAGGGTGTGGATGCGAATAGCAGGAGAAGACTGAGATGGGTGCAGAAATATTTCATGATTTATAATTATTGTGCTGATTTGAAGAGGTTCCCGGAGGGTCGTCCCAAGGAATGCAGGCGTTCGAGGTTCTGA